The Ignavibacteriota bacterium genome contains the following window.
ACCATATTGTATACCAAGACCAACTGAAGCAGGAGTACCAGCACCAGCAGCTACACCAGCTGCAGCCCCAACAGCATCTGAGACAGCAGTTGCTACAACTTTTGCCCATTTAGGCCAATTAAAAAATCCAAAAAGTTGAATTTTATCAATTTTTGAGGAATTTTTTTCAAACTGATTACAATTTAATTCATGATACCAAGGATTTGTTACGCTATTAACATATCCAACATCATACCAATATGCCATAGAATAACGAGCTACTGCCCCGCCAACCAAAAGTTGTTCCTTTTGTGAGGTACTTAATAAGTTTGAGTTAATTATATCAAATTCCCAATCTTTAATTAATATTAACAAACTACTAATATTAGTTGAATCACTGTGATTCCTGAAAATGTCGATAAGATCTAATAAATGCCTTTCAACATCTCTTTCAAATGAATAATAGTAGGTAACTGAATCCAGTTCAACTATTCCTGGGTTGTCAAATATCAAATTAACTTGTTGATTTATTTGATTGATGTTATACTGGTATCCTAATGAATCTAATGAATACGAAATTAGTGAAACTAATTCTAATCGATGGTTTTGACAAGTTAGAGAAGAAATATTATTGCTAATATAATTTAACCCGTTATTATGAATTAATCCAATTGAGTCGTATGGGTTTAATGGGAAACTTACTCCTAATGTATCGTAAAATAAATTGGGTAGATTTTTATCGATATTGAAATCAGTAGAATTGTTAATATCCCCTGAGCAAGCAATAGCTGAATATAAGAATAATACTGATAGAAATTTTAAATACATTTTTTTCATTTAAAAATTCTCCAAAATTTTTCCCAAATATTTATTTTTTATTAGCTCAACAATTTCACATAAGAAATTGTCAAAAATTCATAGAACATACTTCTGTTTATTTTTTAAGAAGTCCAGAACCATCCAATTTTTGCGACAGACAATAAATTTATATTTTGTAAATCTTATCTGCCGCTAAATCGTAATTCCGGGAATTTTAAGCTCCTCAAATAAAATAAATATTTTAATTTTGTGTACGTTCTTTTCGTTGAGAATTCGTTGAGAATTCGTTGAGGCAAAATTTATTAAACAAAAAATCTTTTTCTGTTGAAGAAGTAATAAAGGAGAGATAAAGCGTTTTAAATATGCAGATAACAAAATGGCAAAAAGATATATATTTGCCCCAAGAGATAGGGCAATGTTACAATGAAGTTTATGATATTTCCCAGCCAAAATCATTTTTTTTCCTTGTTACCATTATCATATTGCTAAAATAAGAAATTTCCGAATATTATACAAATAAAATTTTATTTTTTTACAAAATTCAAAAAGCAAGATGTCCGACACTTGCGAAGTGAAGGACATCTAACTCTTTTACATTCAACTCAATAACTTTCAGCTAAATCACATCTTCACAAATTTTTCGACAATGGAGCAAGCTCCATTGCAACCAACAATTTTGATGAAATACACACCCGCGGGCAAATGTGATACATCAATTCTTAGTAGCTCAGACGCCCCCGTCTGAGTATTTTTCATATAATTCACAGACGAGGGCGTCTGTGCTACCTCTACTCCAAGCATATTGAATATTTGCACTGATGAAACTTCGGAAGGTTTATATTGAGATAAATTACCCTACCTTATAACATTCAGCATTTGTATGTGGCTAAAGCCATTTATCTCTGAAACTAACCAATATGAGCCGGAACTAATATTTTTTGTAATGTTAAATTGCTGTGAATGATAACCAACATCTTTGAAACCACTGAAAAATTCACATATCAAATTTCCGTTTATATTGCTTAAATAAATCCTTAAATTCCCACTTTTTTCAATTTCGTATTCTGTAGTAAAAATTGTTCCGTTTGTTACTGGATTAGGATATAAGTGTTTTGGTTTTAAAGAAGTTAACTCGACTGATGTATGATTTATTTTCCCCTTGATAAGTTGTGAAGGTAAAGATGTATAGGCATAAAATTCGTCACCAAAATATTCTGAAAGGGTAAAGAAATAAACCCCTTCCATCAGATTTGTATCTAAAATAAATGTTGGATAAAACCAGCTTTCCCCTTGATCTGTAGATTTGAAAAAACCAAAACCTGAGCCACCTAATAATATATTATTCATATTGAAAAATATTGGCTTATAAAATAGGTAGTATTTACCACCCATTTGCAATTTTATTTGCCAATTCTTACCGCCGTCAATTGTTTTAAAGAAAAATGCAGAATCATTAACCGCCATATTCACAAAACTACCAGTAGCAAAACCAAGATTTTCATTTTCAAAATGAAAATCAGTCATTCGGAATTTATTTAAAGTTGTTAATAACTTCCAAAAACTTCCATCAAAATCTGTATGAAAATAATATCTGTAATTTGTATCATAACTAATTCCATAATGAGTGTTACAACCAATTATCATACTACTATCTCTTTGAATATCAATTTTATTAAAATTCCAAATCTGAGAAATTGAGTCAGGAACATTAAATTTTTCCCAAGTTTTACATCCATCGGTAGATTTATATATTCCATATTCACCCTTGCCGTCAGATTTTACTGAAACCGTTACAGCTTTATTCTTGTCAATCATTTCAAATGACTGATAAGAATAATCAGGAATCTGGATTATATCAAATGTATTTCCAAAATCTTCACTTCGTAAAATTTTACCTGTTGAAGTTACAATTATCATTGTACCATCATCAAAATACTTACATCTTTGAGCCAAACTTTTAGGAAAGTAAATAGAATCTTCTCTAAAAACCAAAGAATCCGCATATAAGGTTTGCCATGTAATGCCGCCATCACTTGTTTTATAAACCATACATCCTGTAGAATTATAATCAGTGCTTATCATTAAGCAATTATTATTATCAAAACAAGACATATCCATTGTATTCACTAAATTATTAGGATAATTAAAAATACTTTCAAGTTTATATGATTCTTCAGCTGTACTAAAGTATGTAAGTAATAAAAGCAATAAAGGTAATAAATATTTCATAAGAATGTTTGTTTTCATAATAACTCTTCCTTCAAAAGCCCTGCTTATAAATAATTATAAGCAGGGTATTGTTAAATAAATTGCAAAATTACCTAAACTTAATAAATTTACCTGTTATAACTTCTCCATTTGTTCCTGTTACAATTATACTGTACATTCCATTTGGGTAAGATGAAGTATTTATATCCAAATTTAAATTATGATTAGAACCTATAGTTATTTCTTTTTTATAGTGTTCAGATCCATTAATATCATAAACAGAAATTACATAATTGCCTGGACTAAGCAATTTCAAATTAATTTCAATTTTTAAATTCGTTGGATTAGGATGAATACCTATAAACTTTGAAGGTGTACTTTCATAAATACTCATTTTGGGGTAAAATACTCCTATATCACCATTTGGCATTTCATTAGGACCATAAAAACTACTCGGCATTGTACTTGAACAATCTATAAAATTACAGGGACTTGTACAATTATAGGTCTGTCTTTGTGTAACCTGTAATTGTGTAAATTCTAAATAATCACCAGAAGGTCCATTCCGCTTGCAAATTCTATATAAACCAACACAACATTCACCACCACAAACAATATAACTATTGAAAATGATATCGTGCTGCCAGCAAGTTGCTGCCTTGTATGTAAATTGGTCGTAGCAATCATTATTATTTATTAGCCCCATTTGATTTTTTCTCACAACTGCAATCATCCACATTGCTGCTTTCCAAGGATTTACCATACAAGCAGAATCACAATTTTGGAAACTAATTTCAGCTACTTGAAACTCATACCCCCATCCAGGTATGTTACGTTCATAAAACTTGACTGTAACAATACAATTTGAATCTGCGCACCCAATTACACTGGGTGGCAATCCCATTCCAATCAAGGTGATTGGACCTTCCCATGCTGTTGTGTCGCCCTCATCACAATACGTTGGGTCGTAATTTGCGTTTGATTCATTATAATATAGTATTAAAGATAATAAAATTATACAGATTATCGTTGAAAATTTACTTATCTTACTCATTATTAAAATTCTCCATTTTATTTTAATTATTTAATTTTTATTAACTCAACAATTTTACAAAAATTCAAAAAACGGACTTCTGGTTTTAAAGCGAAGTCGCTGCTGTTGCCCTTTTTTGCGACAGAAATGATTTATATTTTGTAAATCTTATCTGTAGCCAAATCGTGATTCCGGGAATTTTAAGCTCCTCAAATAAAATAAATATTTTAATTTTGTGAAATACTTTTCGTTGAGAATTCGTTGAGACAAAATTTATTAAACAAAAAAACTTTTTCTGTTGAAGTAATAAAGGAGAGATTAAGCGTTTGAAATATGCAGATAACAATATGGCAAAAAGATATATTTTTGCCCCAAGAGATAGGGCAATGTTACTATAAATTTTATGATATTTACCCATCAAAATCATTTTTTTCTTAGTTACCATTATCATATTGCTAAAATAAGTAATTTCTGAATATTATACAAATAAAATTTTTATTTTTAACAATATTCAAAAAGCAAGATGTCCGACACTTGCGAAGTGTAGGACATCTGACTTTTTTTACTTTCAACACAATAACATTATAACATTCAACATGGTTACATCTTCACAAATTTCTCGACAATGGAGCAAGCTCCATTGCTGCAATTAATTTTGACGAAATACACACCTGCCGGCAAATGAGATACGTCAATTCTTAGTAGCTCAGGCGCCCCCGTCTGAGTATTTTTCATATTATTCACAGACGAGGGCGTCTGTGCTACTTCCAAACCAAGCATATCAAATATTTGTACTGTGGAAACATCCGATGTTTCCAAAACTTCGGAAGTTTTCAAAATTGGGTCAGAATCACAGATTAAACGGATTAATTGATTTCGTGGATTAATTTAAAAAGCAATAAGAAAAATCCGCGGTTCATAAACTTCCGAAGTTTTCACAATGTTGTCTGAATCACAGATTATTCAGATTAAATGATTTCGCGGATTAATAAAAAGCAAGATGTGCCACATTTCAAAGCATGATGCATCTAACCCTTTTTAACTTTCTACTCAATCACTTTCAACTTTCAACAATGTTACAGCAAAATAATTGAATCAATTTTCGGAAAATTCAAAATGAAAGCAAAACAGCCGTTTGGTGGAATATATGAAACTGATTTGAGTATAGTATTTTGCACCAATATCACTTAAACATTAATAAATGATATTTTGACAACAGTAAGAAGGTCGGATGTAGATAATTGGTTCTGGAAGATGGTAGGTGTAAGT
Protein-coding sequences here:
- a CDS encoding T9SS type A sorting domain-containing protein, with product MKTSEVLETSDVSTVQIFDMLGLEVAQTPSSVNNMKNTQTGAPELLRIDVSHLPAGVYFVKINCSNGACSIVEKFVKM
- a CDS encoding T9SS type A sorting domain-containing protein is translated as MSKISKFSTIICIILLSLILYYNESNANYDPTYCDEGDTTAWEGPITLIGMGLPPSVIGCADSNCIVTVKFYERNIPGWGYEFQVAEISFQNCDSACMVNPWKAAMWMIAVVRKNQMGLINNNDCYDQFTYKAATCWQHDIIFNSYIVCGGECCVGLYRICKRNGPSGDYLEFTQLQVTQRQTYNCTSPCNFIDCSSTMPSSFYGPNEMPNGDIGVFYPKMSIYESTPSKFIGIHPNPTNLKIEINLKLLSPGNYVISVYDINGSEHYKKEITIGSNHNLNLDINTSSYPNGMYSIIVTGTNGEVITGKFIKFR
- a CDS encoding T9SS type A sorting domain-containing protein; the protein is MQIFNMLGVEVAQTPSSVNYMKNTQTGASELLRIDVSHLPAGVYFIKIVGCNGACSIVEKFVKM